The following coding sequences lie in one Moritella viscosa genomic window:
- the clpS gene encoding ATP-dependent Clp protease adapter protein ClpS: protein MSKLDELIDFKTSIESEQELKPPSFYKVFLNNDDYTPMDFVVDVLQKFFSMDIDKANQIMLTVHYRGRGVCGVFTADIAETKVSQVMQYAKDNEQSLLCTMEQA from the coding sequence ATGAGTAAGTTAGATGAACTGATTGATTTCAAAACAAGTATAGAAAGTGAGCAAGAACTTAAACCGCCTTCGTTTTACAAAGTGTTTTTGAATAATGATGACTATACTCCAATGGATTTCGTTGTAGATGTATTACAAAAGTTTTTTTCTATGGATATAGATAAGGCTAACCAAATCATGCTAACTGTTCATTATCGGGGCAGAGGTGTTTGTGGCGTATTTACGGCTGATATAGCCGAGACAAAAGTATCACAGGTAATGCAATATGCAAAAGACAACGAACAGTCCTTATTATGTACCATGGAACAAGCATAA
- the gshB gene encoding glutathione synthetase, with translation MTMKICFIMYPWENISPETDSTLRIIHEIANRGHTVALTTPNNLTMRDSMSIAFCKVLKKDNVSQNIPIFYRNAKFSEAQLPLAGFDAIIMRANPPLNTMALNFLDSVRNDTFIMNDIDGLRVANNKLYTASLPDTNNEFIPVTHISKKRDYLESVFAENHNQCMILKPLNGYGGKGVILLDKSAKSSIKSLLDFYIGEDQNYVILQDYIEGAEQGDVRIIMLNGQPIGAMKRVPAEGDIRSNIHAGGKEVKHVLTKQELRLCKYIGPKLVQDGLYLVGLDVINGKLVEVNVLSPGGITRINRLNRTKLQVEIIDFVESVVNAKNISVARKNDFRKEIEDAEAY, from the coding sequence ATGACGATGAAAATTTGTTTTATTATGTACCCATGGGAAAATATTTCCCCAGAAACAGATTCAACATTACGTATAATTCATGAAATTGCTAATCGTGGACATACTGTAGCTTTAACAACGCCAAATAATTTAACCATGCGTGACAGTATGTCGATCGCTTTTTGTAAAGTGCTAAAAAAAGACAACGTATCTCAAAATATTCCTATTTTTTATCGTAATGCTAAGTTTAGTGAAGCACAGCTACCACTGGCAGGTTTCGACGCAATTATTATGCGTGCAAACCCACCACTAAACACAATGGCATTAAACTTTTTAGACTCTGTCCGTAATGATACTTTTATCATGAATGACATTGATGGTTTACGTGTGGCAAATAACAAACTTTATACCGCATCACTACCCGACACTAATAATGAGTTTATTCCAGTTACCCATATATCAAAAAAACGTGATTACTTAGAGTCAGTATTCGCAGAAAACCATAATCAATGCATGATCCTTAAACCATTAAATGGCTACGGGGGGAAAGGCGTTATTCTGTTAGATAAAAGTGCAAAATCGAGTATTAAATCATTACTGGATTTTTATATTGGAGAAGACCAAAACTATGTAATTCTACAAGATTATATTGAAGGTGCAGAACAGGGAGACGTTCGCATTATTATGCTAAACGGTCAACCGATTGGAGCAATGAAGCGAGTTCCAGCTGAAGGAGACATACGTTCAAATATTCACGCTGGCGGTAAAGAAGTAAAACATGTATTAACTAAGCAAGAATTACGGTTATGCAAATATATTGGGCCTAAGTTAGTTCAAGACGGTTTATACCTAGTTGGCTTAGATGTAATTAATGGAAAGTTAGTCGAAGTAAACGTATTAAGTCCAGGTGGCATCACCCGAATTAACCGTTTAAATCGAACTAAGCTGCAAGTTGAGATTATTGATTTTGTTGAAAGTGTTGTAAACGCTAAAAATATCAGTGTTGCCCGTAAAAATGATTTTCGTAAAGAAATTGAAGATGCAGAGGCTTACTGA
- a CDS encoding HTH-type transcriptional regulator, LysR family codes for MDTELLKTFLEVTKTRHFGRAADNLFLTQSAVSFRIRHLESQLANQLFSRQRGNLQLTSAGERLLPYAESILQMWGLAKHDIALSENLVVQITLGASAIFWEFDGISDWINRISTAVPGLALRLESVPRQNMSKRLIDKSIDISITSEPPIHELLNTTKVRDYQLQLVTHKPNRDMDNINDLPLIYLDWSTRFSIQHNKIEALQRTAVIHTDSCRLALDHIIGNGGVGYLPSPVIAQSIDSGLLYLVKGAPVMEQALYIVCRADHEKQHIIDSLLAVPFNHIIEGID; via the coding sequence TTGGATACTGAACTACTTAAAACATTTTTAGAGGTTACTAAAACTCGACATTTTGGTCGTGCGGCAGATAATTTGTTTTTAACACAATCTGCAGTAAGTTTTAGGATCCGTCATTTAGAATCACAATTAGCTAATCAACTGTTTTCACGTCAGCGTGGTAATTTGCAGCTGACAAGTGCTGGAGAACGTTTACTACCTTATGCTGAATCTATTTTACAAATGTGGGGTCTGGCTAAACATGATATCGCATTATCTGAAAATTTGGTGGTGCAAATAACCCTAGGTGCATCGGCAATATTTTGGGAGTTTGATGGTATTTCAGACTGGATTAATCGAATTTCTACAGCTGTCCCTGGTCTTGCTTTACGTTTAGAATCAGTACCGCGTCAAAATATGTCTAAGCGTCTAATTGATAAGAGTATTGATATATCAATTACCAGTGAACCGCCAATTCATGAACTTTTAAATACGACAAAAGTACGTGATTATCAGTTACAATTAGTTACTCATAAGCCGAATCGTGATATGGATAATATCAATGATTTGCCTCTAATTTATTTGGACTGGAGCACTCGATTTTCAATCCAACACAATAAAATTGAGGCATTACAACGAACCGCAGTGATACATACCGACTCTTGTCGTCTTGCATTGGACCATATTATTGGTAATGGCGGTGTCGGGTATTTACCATCACCGGTTATTGCACAGAGTATTGATAGTGGTCTATTGTATTTAGTGAAAGGTGCGCCAGTAATGGAGCAAGCATTATATATTGTATGTCGTGCAGATCATGAAAAACAACATATTATTGATAGCTTACTTGCAGTACCTTTCAATCACATTATTGAAGGTATTGATTAA
- a CDS encoding putative exported protein — MRFFQCCLILFIFIIGAFIALLGSHVGNQYIIKKLNNAELPLHLVLEEGSLFHQARWQKIDWQGELFQFSITDLAYDIDLTCLLSAEVCVNRLNASSVSYSMALDNKPQTLLGIDLGEALTRIAKFDDSTSKNNEQLDILGLISVSNIDIRDINVVVANTSVTVDRLEGTVNLSGRDITVIKLVTHNAYVQVLTASSGKQVTKGVINSQPMTSAEETNKQLDIVTDLLNEFELYQVSIPLRVDVNDAKLIQSKLHVNDLSLDFNSIDLTGFIDSGEVRIDKLIVDMPQADTSIKGQIVLQKDYPLYATVNTTLKQPALLKQLAVDVNATGSLDSMTLAIDTSGPVNTHVDALLAPLRPALPFTINANWQQLSWPLLTPAYINSADGKLSMQGNLDDYTIAVSGLLDINNTPLLDLDAKGKGTLQGLSFSRINAKTLSGQVSASGQLKWTDGITVKSKVAAKGIQLDKFWPDIQLQPNGNAAVDFNLMPEADNDWQLAIYDIDVGADFKGYPLTLQGKLTLDQDLYWNLDGFSLSRGNDAVKLDGIINEQFKIAGEIDIKALTPYLAESKGSAFGYFTIIGQKTKPWFNFDLFIDDVLFKGNKLQRADLTGKISLSESPEGTISLTGEELMIGEQVINKVALDYIAGLNSNSISVSIENEKNNAKLEINSFLQDNIWQGNVTKGRINSEYGNWIIDPNVNFTFSNQDDYLSIAQHCWNEKVATLCLGFEGNLEKTDNFEFKLQDYDINKLGLEKEKNLEIEGLLNIISKVTWRKGTPLQLTSKVEITDASLLIYNEEESSIANFDTLTMDVGLDESRLIADININSHELGGMTSDIRVDDIFGKRELSGDIHIIDIDLAFIEPLIYQVDVLNGVVSGAGIVDGTLDKPEIIGQFNVNNGYLAGDELPVTLENFQFNIESSGQKANITGSANSGKGLAKVVGNVTWGNEFYYEMLFHGDNFEFDDNKGVKLHFSPKIKIKGNKVGAKISGDIVIPYARIKVEQLPQTAIQVSTDVIIVDAEHVNEKQNYPLDVEVNIKLLDDVKIDSFGLESNIIGDVNLILDEDGNLFSDGMLQFKEGRYRSFGQDLYIRKGQIIFSGSIDNPYINVEAIRNTELTEDNVIVGVRLIGPVKKPLFTIFSEPEMPQTRMISYLLRGRDINSEDETSQDVVITTMLVGSSLGQGKDVISFLGDTLGVKDFAIDTRGQGNDTRVEVSGYVLPGVQIRYGIGLFSALSEVVVRYEIIPKLYIELATGVDSAVDLYYKFSR; from the coding sequence ATGCGGTTTTTTCAATGTTGTCTTATTTTGTTTATTTTTATTATTGGTGCTTTTATTGCCTTACTCGGTAGCCACGTTGGCAACCAGTACATAATTAAGAAACTAAATAATGCTGAATTACCGCTACACTTAGTGCTAGAAGAAGGTTCTTTATTTCATCAAGCGCGTTGGCAAAAAATTGACTGGCAAGGAGAGCTGTTTCAGTTTTCGATTACGGATTTAGCTTATGATATCGATCTCACTTGTTTATTGAGTGCTGAGGTTTGTGTCAATAGATTGAATGCAAGCTCTGTCAGTTATTCTATGGCGCTGGACAATAAACCTCAAACACTGCTTGGTATCGATTTGGGTGAGGCTCTAACACGTATTGCGAAATTCGATGATAGTACTTCCAAGAATAACGAGCAATTAGATATCCTTGGTTTAATTAGTGTTTCAAATATTGATATTAGAGATATTAATGTCGTAGTTGCTAATACGAGCGTGACTGTCGATCGTCTTGAAGGTACGGTTAATTTATCAGGGCGAGATATTACGGTTATCAAGTTAGTGACGCATAACGCTTATGTTCAAGTACTTACCGCATCATCAGGAAAACAAGTAACAAAGGGTGTTATAAACTCGCAACCAATGACCTCTGCTGAAGAAACAAATAAACAATTAGATATCGTTACTGATCTTTTAAATGAGTTCGAACTTTATCAGGTTTCAATTCCACTACGTGTAGATGTGAATGATGCAAAGCTTATTCAATCTAAACTGCACGTGAATGATTTATCTCTTGATTTTAATTCCATAGATTTGACCGGTTTTATTGATTCTGGAGAAGTGAGGATCGATAAGCTTATCGTTGATATGCCACAAGCTGATACCAGTATTAAAGGGCAAATTGTATTACAAAAAGATTACCCCTTGTATGCGACGGTTAACACAACATTAAAACAACCAGCGTTGTTAAAGCAACTTGCTGTCGATGTCAACGCGACGGGTAGCCTTGATAGTATGACTTTAGCTATTGATACATCAGGGCCGGTTAATACCCATGTTGATGCATTACTCGCGCCGTTACGTCCAGCCTTACCCTTTACTATCAATGCTAATTGGCAACAATTAAGTTGGCCATTACTGACGCCGGCATATATCAATTCAGCGGATGGAAAACTGTCAATGCAAGGTAATCTTGATGATTATACTATAGCTGTTTCAGGGCTGTTAGATATTAATAATACACCGCTGTTGGATCTTGATGCAAAAGGAAAAGGGACTCTACAAGGTTTATCATTCTCTCGGATTAACGCTAAAACGCTGAGTGGACAAGTATCAGCATCTGGGCAACTAAAATGGACAGATGGTATTACGGTAAAAAGTAAAGTCGCAGCAAAAGGCATACAATTAGATAAATTTTGGCCAGACATTCAATTACAACCAAATGGAAATGCTGCGGTTGATTTTAACCTTATGCCTGAAGCAGATAATGATTGGCAACTTGCCATTTACGATATTGACGTAGGCGCAGATTTTAAAGGTTACCCACTTACTTTACAGGGCAAGCTAACGTTAGATCAGGATCTGTATTGGAATTTAGATGGTTTTTCACTTTCTCGTGGAAACGACGCTGTCAAACTTGACGGTATTATTAACGAACAGTTTAAGATCGCGGGTGAAATTGATATTAAAGCCCTAACGCCTTATCTTGCTGAGAGTAAGGGCAGTGCATTTGGTTATTTTACTATTATAGGACAGAAAACCAAACCTTGGTTTAACTTTGATTTATTCATTGATGATGTTTTATTTAAAGGTAATAAATTGCAACGTGCAGACCTTACTGGGAAAATTAGCTTATCTGAAAGTCCAGAGGGTACTATATCGCTCACAGGTGAAGAGTTAATGATTGGTGAACAGGTCATTAATAAGGTTGCTCTGGATTATATTGCGGGCCTAAATAGCAATAGTATTAGTGTAAGTATTGAAAATGAAAAAAATAATGCGAAATTAGAAATAAACAGTTTTTTGCAAGACAATATTTGGCAGGGAAATGTGACTAAAGGGCGCATTAATTCTGAATATGGTAACTGGATAATTGACCCTAATGTGAATTTTACGTTCTCTAATCAAGATGATTATCTTTCTATTGCACAGCACTGCTGGAATGAAAAAGTGGCCACGCTGTGCTTAGGCTTTGAAGGTAACCTTGAGAAAACGGACAATTTCGAATTTAAATTACAAGATTATGACATAAATAAATTAGGTCTAGAAAAGGAAAAAAACCTTGAGATTGAAGGTTTGCTTAATATTATCAGTAAAGTAACGTGGCGTAAGGGGACACCATTACAGTTAACATCGAAGGTAGAAATAACCGATGCATCATTACTTATTTATAATGAAGAAGAAAGTAGTATTGCTAACTTTGATACGTTAACAATGGATGTAGGGTTAGATGAATCGAGATTAATAGCGGATATTAATATCAACTCTCATGAATTGGGTGGAATGACAAGTGATATTCGTGTGGATGATATTTTTGGTAAACGAGAATTAAGTGGTGATATTCACATTATTGATATTGATCTTGCGTTTATCGAACCGCTTATTTATCAGGTTGATGTACTCAACGGTGTTGTTTCCGGTGCAGGTATTGTGGATGGGACATTAGACAAGCCAGAGATCATCGGGCAGTTCAACGTAAATAATGGTTATTTAGCTGGAGATGAACTTCCTGTCACGCTAGAAAATTTTCAATTTAATATTGAATCTAGTGGCCAAAAAGCGAATATTACAGGTAGTGCTAATTCGGGGAAAGGACTCGCTAAAGTTGTCGGTAATGTTACTTGGGGTAATGAATTTTACTACGAAATGCTTTTTCACGGTGATAATTTCGAATTCGATGATAATAAGGGGGTTAAATTACATTTTAGTCCTAAAATAAAAATTAAAGGTAACAAAGTTGGCGCGAAGATTTCGGGTGATATCGTCATACCTTATGCACGAATTAAAGTCGAACAATTACCACAAACTGCAATCCAAGTTTCAACAGATGTTATTATTGTTGATGCTGAGCATGTCAACGAAAAACAGAACTACCCACTCGATGTCGAAGTGAATATAAAACTATTAGATGATGTTAAAATTGACTCCTTTGGTCTTGAATCGAATATTATAGGTGATGTAAATCTAATTCTTGATGAAGATGGCAATTTATTTTCTGATGGTATGCTGCAATTTAAAGAGGGCCGTTATCGTTCGTTTGGCCAAGATCTCTATATCCGAAAAGGACAGATTATATTTTCTGGTTCAATCGATAACCCTTACATAAATGTAGAAGCAATCCGTAATACTGAGCTAACCGAAGATAATGTTATTGTCGGCGTTCGTTTAATTGGCCCAGTTAAAAAACCACTATTTACGATATTTTCAGAGCCTGAAATGCCGCAAACTCGTATGATCTCCTATTTATTACGTGGGCGAGATATAAATTCGGAAGATGAAACAAGTCAAGACGTTGTGATAACAACAATGCTTGTTGGTTCTAGTCTTGGTCAAGGTAAAGATGTCATTAGTTTCTTAGGTGATACACTCGGAGTTAAAGATTTTGCCATCGATACGAGAGGACAGGGAAATGATACTCGAGTTGAAGTGAGTGGCTATGTATTACCAGGTGTTCAAATCCGTTATGGTATTGGTTTATTCTCGGCTTTGAGTGAGGTTGTGGTGCGATATGAAATTATTCCGAAACTCTATATAGAATTAGCAACTGGTGTTGATAGTGCAGTCGATTTATATTATAAATTTAGTCGTTAA
- the cspD gene encoding cold shock-like protein CspD, with protein sequence MATGTVKWFNNAKGFGFICPESGGDDVFAHFSIIQMDGYRTLKAGQVVDYEIDEGPKGSHAVSISAHETSEIK encoded by the coding sequence ATGGCAACCGGTACGGTTAAGTGGTTCAATAACGCGAAAGGATTCGGCTTCATTTGCCCTGAATCTGGTGGTGATGATGTGTTCGCTCATTTTTCAATTATACAAATGGATGGATATCGTACATTAAAAGCAGGACAAGTCGTTGACTATGAAATAGACGAGGGCCCAAAAGGCTCCCATGCTGTTTCTATTTCAGCTCATGAAACAAGCGAAATAAAATAG
- the dgk gene encoding deoxyguanosine kinase, protein MSNKQTFKLVAIEGNIGVGKSTLLPLLAAKLTEHDNSEWQLILEDVDSDPEFKRLLQAFTVDSTRRIEFQRYITNKRADICKDLDPKFNYIIERSLFSDLVFCQANLAEACRPDGKDLDYYYDIQTKLKDYPRVSAVVYLRSDAETAYTRMLSRARDAEQGTPRDYLQLISDCHDTFLPHICRKYNTVLLTEDWTDFGCPTTLAKRIISEGI, encoded by the coding sequence ATGAGTAATAAGCAAACGTTTAAGCTAGTCGCAATTGAAGGCAATATTGGTGTTGGTAAGTCAACATTACTGCCCTTACTCGCTGCGAAATTAACTGAACATGATAATTCTGAGTGGCAATTAATTTTAGAAGATGTTGATTCAGATCCTGAGTTTAAACGATTGTTACAAGCGTTTACGGTAGACTCGACACGCCGTATTGAATTCCAACGCTACATTACCAATAAAAGAGCGGATATCTGTAAAGATTTAGATCCTAAATTTAATTACATTATTGAACGCTCGTTGTTCTCTGATCTTGTTTTCTGTCAAGCCAACTTAGCTGAAGCATGCCGCCCAGATGGTAAAGATCTTGATTATTATTATGATATTCAAACTAAATTAAAAGATTACCCACGTGTATCTGCCGTTGTTTATTTACGTTCCGATGCGGAAACGGCGTATACACGTATGCTTTCACGTGCTCGTGATGCAGAGCAAGGTACACCTCGTGATTATCTACAATTAATATCGGACTGCCACGATACATTTTTACCGCATATTTGCCGTAAATATAACACCGTTTTATTAACTGAAGATTGGACGGACTTTGGCTGCCCAACGACATTAGCGAAACGTATCATTAGCGAAGGTATTTAG
- a CDS encoding putative helicase (DEAD/DEAH box helicase), producing the protein MKFSSYSFTPEILRALDACNYDQMTPVQQQAIPAAGRGKDILANAQTGTGKTAAFALPILQQIADTPKDIHSGSMRALILVPTRELAAQVTENIQAYSQFMSLNIVSVYGGVKMETQTKQLKQGVDVLVATPGRLLEHLQLNNTNLANVEHLVLDEADRMLDMGFITDIRKILESISNDFQTMLFSATLSQQMKHLANELLSSPVIVSASKENSTASTIKHVIHPVEQRRKQELLSELIGTRNWKQVLVFVNTKEAANNIVKELKLDGIKADVCHGDKGQGARRRALGEFKEGKIRALVATDVAARGLDVQGLKYVVNFDLPFLAEDYVHRIGRTGRAGETGNAVSFVSREEEHGLADIEAMIGYKIERQVVKGYEVSNRDRLIADISGRASHERRQPRRNKAVGEEKVEHKPKTTAPSKKASKGKHRKTSAKLHRKGNVAAPKQK; encoded by the coding sequence ATGAAATTTTCATCATATAGTTTTACTCCCGAAATTTTACGCGCGCTAGATGCTTGTAATTATGACCAAATGACGCCTGTACAACAGCAAGCTATTCCAGCAGCTGGTCGCGGTAAAGATATTCTAGCAAATGCACAAACAGGTACTGGTAAAACAGCTGCGTTTGCTTTACCTATCTTGCAACAAATCGCAGATACACCAAAAGACATTCACTCAGGAAGCATGCGCGCACTAATCTTAGTACCAACGCGTGAGCTTGCAGCGCAAGTAACAGAGAACATTCAAGCGTACAGCCAATTCATGTCGCTTAACATAGTGAGTGTATACGGCGGCGTTAAAATGGAGACGCAAACTAAACAGCTTAAACAAGGTGTTGACGTTTTAGTTGCTACGCCAGGTCGTTTATTAGAACACCTACAGCTTAACAATACCAACCTTGCTAACGTTGAACACTTAGTACTAGACGAAGCCGATCGAATGCTAGATATGGGCTTTATCACCGATATTCGTAAGATCTTAGAATCGATATCGAATGATTTCCAAACAATGCTTTTCTCTGCAACGTTATCTCAACAAATGAAGCACCTAGCAAATGAATTACTGTCTAGCCCAGTGATTGTTTCTGCTTCAAAAGAAAACTCGACAGCGTCAACAATTAAACACGTTATTCACCCTGTTGAGCAGCGCCGTAAACAAGAATTACTTTCTGAGTTAATCGGTACTAGAAACTGGAAACAAGTATTAGTTTTTGTTAACACTAAAGAAGCGGCTAATAACATCGTTAAGGAATTAAAACTTGACGGTATTAAAGCTGACGTTTGTCACGGTGATAAAGGCCAAGGCGCACGTCGTCGTGCATTAGGTGAGTTTAAAGAAGGTAAAATCCGCGCGCTAGTTGCAACAGATGTTGCTGCACGTGGTCTTGATGTTCAAGGTCTTAAGTATGTAGTTAACTTTGATTTACCATTCCTAGCTGAAGATTATGTTCACCGCATCGGTCGTACAGGCCGTGCAGGCGAGACAGGTAATGCTGTATCATTTGTATCGCGTGAAGAAGAACATGGTTTGGCTGATATTGAAGCGATGATCGGGTATAAGATTGAACGCCAAGTTGTTAAAGGCTATGAAGTAAGTAACCGTGATCGTCTAATTGCAGACATTAGTGGTCGTGCTTCGCATGAGCGTCGTCAGCCTCGTCGTAACAAAGCGGTTGGTGAAGAAAAAGTTGAGCATAAACCAAAAACAACTGCGCCATCGAAAAAAGCAAGTAAAGGTAAGCACCGTAAAACAAGTGCTAAGCTACACCGTAAAGGTAATGTAGCAGCGCCAAAACAAAAATAA
- a CDS encoding putative outer membrane protein, whose amino-acid sequence MFAVSSIDFEIKGVSGDIEDNVSAYLSTISPPKGKNYSYFESKVRKNLIESVQVFGFYRPEITVHLTVDDDELLVFIDIKLGERVTLSVIHVEINGDAKNDTDFIHLLNEIPLHRGDYLSHADYDKFKADISKLALARGYFDGKWLKSEVRVSVKKNSAEIDLIFDSKQRYVFGESVLSNQTKSALIVSELATFEKGQAYESHLVAEYSLALFNSRYFLSASVVPNINGRSDGKIPMVITVINHPSNTYEVGVGYLSDVGVRGTLGWKKPWINNRGDSVSAEFEYSTVQQEFTFNYDIPIEDPITNVAKIQFGFQRKENKDTKSRLFTLQLQRQFELESKWLRTWFIRVEQENFVQASQVGNSVMILPGVSFAKTKQRGGVDPYWGNQQLFSFEAANRDWGADINMAKIQSRTKYLRSIDRTHFFTTRFDLGAIYVDKIESVPASMRFFAGGSQSIRGYQYETVTAVDDNKKYIGGRYLTVGSFEYGYQFAEKWRVGLFADAGTSTNDFSEPLSVGVGTGIRWMTPIGPVKVDFAVPVNSDRDTKYTFHLYIGPEL is encoded by the coding sequence GTGTTTGCTGTTTCAAGTATTGATTTCGAAATTAAAGGCGTCTCAGGTGATATCGAAGACAACGTCAGTGCTTATTTATCGACGATTTCTCCTCCTAAAGGTAAGAATTACAGTTATTTCGAATCCAAGGTTCGTAAAAATCTTATCGAATCAGTTCAAGTTTTTGGTTTTTATCGCCCCGAAATCACGGTTCACTTGACCGTTGATGATGATGAACTTCTCGTATTTATTGATATTAAATTAGGGGAAAGGGTAACGTTATCCGTTATTCATGTTGAAATTAATGGTGATGCAAAAAATGATACGGATTTTATTCATTTATTGAATGAAATACCATTGCACAGAGGTGACTATTTATCACATGCGGACTACGACAAATTTAAAGCTGATATCAGTAAACTTGCGTTAGCACGGGGTTACTTTGATGGTAAATGGCTAAAAAGTGAAGTCCGGGTTAGTGTTAAAAAAAATAGTGCAGAAATCGATCTTATCTTTGATAGTAAACAGCGCTATGTATTTGGTGAGTCCGTTTTATCCAACCAAACTAAATCGGCATTGATAGTTTCTGAGCTAGCAACATTTGAAAAAGGGCAAGCGTATGAGTCCCACTTGGTCGCTGAATATAGTTTAGCATTATTTAATAGTAGATATTTCCTGTCTGCATCTGTTGTGCCTAATATTAATGGTAGATCCGATGGTAAAATACCGATGGTAATCACAGTTATAAATCATCCTAGCAATACGTATGAAGTCGGTGTTGGTTATCTCAGTGATGTTGGTGTTAGAGGTACATTAGGCTGGAAAAAACCTTGGATTAACAATCGTGGTGATAGTGTTTCTGCTGAGTTTGAATATTCAACAGTACAACAAGAGTTTACCTTTAACTATGACATACCGATTGAAGACCCAATTACGAATGTTGCCAAAATCCAATTTGGTTTTCAGCGTAAAGAGAATAAAGATACGAAGAGTCGGCTGTTTACTTTGCAGTTACAACGTCAGTTTGAGCTTGAATCTAAGTGGCTGCGCACTTGGTTTATTAGAGTAGAACAAGAAAATTTTGTACAGGCGAGTCAAGTCGGTAATAGTGTAATGATATTACCTGGGGTTAGTTTTGCAAAGACGAAGCAACGTGGGGGAGTTGATCCTTATTGGGGGAATCAACAGCTATTTAGTTTTGAGGCTGCGAATCGTGATTGGGGGGCTGACATTAATATGGCTAAAATACAGAGCCGGACAAAGTATCTACGCTCTATCGATAGAACTCATTTTTTCACAACGCGTTTTGATTTAGGCGCTATTTATGTCGATAAAATCGAGAGTGTGCCAGCATCAATGCGTTTTTTTGCTGGTGGTAGTCAAAGTATTCGTGGTTATCAATATGAAACTGTGACAGCTGTTGATGACAATAAAAAATATATAGGTGGTCGGTATTTAACGGTTGGCTCGTTTGAGTACGGTTATCAATTTGCTGAAAAATGGCGTGTTGGGCTATTTGCTGACGCGGGTACATCAACCAATGATTTTTCTGAACCTCTCAGCGTCGGTGTTGGTACTGGTATCCGTTGGATGACACCTATTGGCCCTGTCAAGGTTGACTTTGCTGTACCTGTAAATTCAGATAGAGATACTAAGTATACTTTTCATTTGTATATTGGACCTGAATTGTAA